The following is a genomic window from Thaumasiovibrio subtropicus.
AATGGTAATTTGATGAGGGCCATGCCAATTACTGAAGCCATGGATCAGACTATTCATGACAAGGTTAGTAAAGACCTGTTGTAATCGTCCGGGGTAGTTATCGATCACGAGTGTTGAGTCACAGTTAAGGCTAACTTCGACACTGTCCTGTACAAGTCGATATTGGAGTGAGTTTAACACCTGTTCAATATTGTCAGAGAGATTGAAAGAGACACGCTGTTCGTTGGTCTGGTTGACGGCAACTTGCTTGAAGCTTTCGATCAGCTTCGCGGCTTTTTCCAAACTGTTTAACACTAGATCTGCCGAGCTACTTATGTTTTCTACCATGGTGTCTAAGGCACTCTTAGAAATTTTTCCGGTAGAGACACTTTTCTGTAGCTTGATGGCTTCTTCTTTCATAAAAGAGGAAGAGGTGACACTGATGCCAATTGGTGTGTTGATCTCGTGAGAAATGCCGGCGACCAAACTACCTAAAGACGCCATTTTCTCCGCTTCAAGCAATGACTTTTGCGTCTCCTTGAGCTCTGCATACGCACTTCTTAGCTCAGCATTGCTTTGATTTAAACTGGCCGTTCTATCCTGGACTTTCTCTTCGAGGTCTTCATTGAGTTTGAGAAGCTCAGTTTCGATCCCTTTTAGCGCTGTGACATCGTAGCCAAACGCGATAACGTAGCGCAAAGAGCTGCCTTCACTAAAGGGGACAAAGTGCCAGATGAGCGTCTTGGTCCTGCCTTCAATGTTGAACATTTCTAATTCATACTCTTCGTGAAAAGGATTTTCTTGTAATACCTGCTCAAACTCGTAGTGTTGATCTGCCTTTACAAATAGATTCATCCAGCTCACGCCAACAGCATCAGTTTCACTCATTCCGATCAGATCTGTGCCTGCCTTGTTGATGGTTTGGACACGATAGTCTGGGTTAAGGCAACAGATTATCGTACTAGAGGCATGAATGATGGTCGAAGAAAAGTCGCGTTCATTTTCGAGCTTTTCGTTCATCTCTAATCTGGCAGCGAACTCTGCACTTATTCGTCGTTGCATTTGATTGAGGGTGGTACATAAGTTATCGAGTTCGTCTTCGGTGCCGTTGTTTTCTTTGCGGCCTTCCAGCGTGAGCGGAGGCATGGCTCCATTTAAATCAAACTGCTTGGTATAGGCCGATATCCTGTTTAGGTGTCGGATTACCATGTAGTAAATAATGGCGAGAATGAATGACGATACCAACGTTGTTTTAATGATTTGCGTAATTAAGATTAATGCTGATTTTTCGATAAGTCGTTTGTACACTTTTTCGAGTGAAGCGGAAACTTCAAGATAACCGATGACTTCATCGTTGTTGGTTAACTCAAACTGACGCTGAATCTCATAAGTGCTGCTGTAATTTCCCTGCTCGACAATCACGGAGATACTGTCCCCAATCTTCTCTTTCACAACGGCGTATTGAAGATTGGGTAAGTTCATGATTCCATCGATTTGCGCTTCTAGCTGCTTCTCGTTGAGGTTCCAAAGACTCACAGCGACGGATTCGACAAAACTGACCTCTATTTGGCGTATGTTCGATTTGATTTCGCCTACGTCTTGTCGGTAATCCCATAACAACTGAACAGCAGTGATCAACACAGCCAAGATACTGCTACATAGCAGAATGTAGCCAAGTAGGCGGAGTGATAAACTATCCTTAAATTTGGACGGCAATAGTGGTGTCATAGACGCCTTACTCTAAGGGTTGAAGTTCAGCAAAGATACTGGCTGGGTCGAGTTCATAGTGGCTGATATCACTATTAAACTTAGCGGAACGAGATCTAAAGTCTAAGCCCTGCCAGTCTTTGTTGGTGATGCGCGGGAGCAGAAGCTCGGCTTGAGCGGGCTCGATGTTCTCCATACGAGAACGGTAGTTGTAGTCGCCACTTTGACTTTTAAGCTGCGCATCATGAAGGTAGTCGTGCAAGATAATTGCGCACCACGCAGCCTCAGTAAATTGTCCGCCAATCGAGGTATGCAAGGATTTGTCACTCACACCAGATAGGCCTTCTTGTGACCAATCAATGCCGCCTGTGACATAATCTGCGCCTTGTCGCCAACCTAGATCGTTCAGCGCTTCATTAATCCCGATAGCCATCAAATCACTTGCAGCCCAGTAGGCTCGGCTATCAGGAAAACGAGTT
Proteins encoded in this region:
- a CDS encoding PAS domain-containing sensor histidine kinase, with the protein product MTPLLPSKFKDSLSLRLLGYILLCSSILAVLITAVQLLWDYRQDVGEIKSNIRQIEVSFVESVAVSLWNLNEKQLEAQIDGIMNLPNLQYAVVKEKIGDSISVIVEQGNYSSTYEIQRQFELTNNDEVIGYLEVSASLEKVYKRLIEKSALILITQIIKTTLVSSFILAIIYYMVIRHLNRISAYTKQFDLNGAMPPLTLEGRKENNGTEDELDNLCTTLNQMQRRISAEFAARLEMNEKLENERDFSSTIIHASSTIICCLNPDYRVQTINKAGTDLIGMSETDAVGVSWMNLFVKADQHYEFEQVLQENPFHEEYELEMFNIEGRTKTLIWHFVPFSEGSSLRYVIAFGYDVTALKGIETELLKLNEDLEEKVQDRTASLNQSNAELRSAYAELKETQKSLLEAEKMASLGSLVAGISHEINTPIGISVTSSSFMKEEAIKLQKSVSTGKISKSALDTMVENISSSADLVLNSLEKAAKLIESFKQVAVNQTNEQRVSFNLSDNIEQVLNSLQYRLVQDSVEVSLNCDSTLVIDNYPGRLQQVFTNLVMNSLIHGFSNWHGPHQITITVNIDTESDMLAIEYHDNGRGIEKEISDRIFDPFVTSKLGQGGSGLGTHIIYNLIVQLMQGSIECDSEPGHGATFKMLIPLDAADDGFVDRQQA